In Toxotes jaculatrix isolate fToxJac2 chromosome 11, fToxJac2.pri, whole genome shotgun sequence, a single genomic region encodes these proteins:
- the fbxo28 gene encoding F-box only protein 28, whose amino-acid sequence MAAVVERVDGCVGSLDSDAVSPRQSTPPPDQPHQNNPLLGLPIVAIETILNFLSYDEISLLRSVCKRMDMICQRVLNQGFLKVERYHSLCQRQVKAQLPRRESERRNHSLARHADILAAVETRLSLLNMTFMKYVDSNLCCFIPGKVIDEIYRVLRYVNSTRAPQRAHEVLQELRDISSMAMEYFDEKIVPILKKKLPGADLSGRLIGSAPVAGPSTSLTTMSLLAKNTPSRSEMTKVQQQVKVNGASMTVLRREMQEIRVKQLEQQKQLQDQEQKLLEQTQVIGEQNARLAELEHKLRELMDSSAAAMGGPRPSTAVPSTSGAAAVSSTVASTSGTVLASGSAAAASIPIESEGEGGSSLKRTRKSPDLPRQSKRLRSKK is encoded by the exons ATGGCGGCTGTCGTAGAGAGAGTTGATGGATGTGTTGGGTCCTTGGACTCAGACGCGGTGTCACCGAGACAGTCCACCCCTCCACCGGACCAGCCGCACCAGAACAACCCGCTGTTAGGACTTCCCATTGTGGCCATTGAGACTATTCTCAATTTCCTGTCTTACGATGAAATCAGCCTGCTTCGCTCG GTGTGTAAGCGCATGGACATGATCTGCCAGCGTGTCCTGAATCAGGGCTTCCTGAAGGTGGAGCGTTACCACAGTCTGTGCCAGAGACAAGTCAAAGCCCAGCTGCCCAG GCGAGAGTCCGAGAGGAGAAACCATTCTCTGGCACGCCATGCTGACATCCTGGCTGCCGTGGAGACGCGCCTCTCTCTGCTCAACATGACCTTCATGAAATATGTCGACTCCAACCTCTGCTGCTTCATCCCTGGAAAG GTGATAGATGAGATTTATCGTGTGTTGCGCTATGTGAACTCCACCCGAGCCCCCCAGAGGGCTCATGAAgttctgcaggagctgagggaTATCTCATCCATGGCCATGGAGTACTTTGATGAGAAGATTGTCCCCATTCTGAAGAAGAAGCTGCCGGGGGCCGACCTGTCTGGCCGCCTCATTGGTTCTGCACCAG TGGCTGGTCCATCTACCTCCCTGACCACCATGTCCCTGCTGGCCAAGAACACGCCGTCGCGCTCTGAGATGACTAaggtgcagcagcaggtgaaggTGAACGGGGCGTCCATGACAGTACTGCGGAGGGAGATGCAGGAAATTCGCGTcaagcagctggagcagcagaagcagctgcaggacCAGGAGCAGAAGCTGCTGGAACAGACCCAGGTGATCGGTGAGCAGAACGCCCGCCTTGCGGAGCTGGAGCACAAGCTCCGCGAACTGATGGACAGTAGCGCCGCTGCTATGGGAGGACCCAGGCCCAGCACAGCTGTCCCCTCCACATCCGGCGCCGCCGCTGTGTCTTCCACTGTTGCCAGCACGTCTGGTACGGTGTTGGCAAGCGGCAGCGCGGCTGCAGCCTCTATACCCATAGAGTCAGAGGGCGAGGGAGGGTCATCGCTCAAACGCACCAGGAAGAGCCCAGACCTTCCACGACAGTCCAAACGGCTGCGCAGCAAGAAATAA